A stretch of the Acanthopagrus latus isolate v.2019 chromosome 9, fAcaLat1.1, whole genome shotgun sequence genome encodes the following:
- the rprma gene encoding protein reprimo A has protein sequence MNNTVFNQTEGGLLNKTEEFFCCNFSSVVTDNSFVAAAPDERSLFIMRVVQIAVMCVLSLTVVFGIFFLGCNLLIKSEGMINFLVTDRRPSKETEAVIVGAY, from the coding sequence atgaataacaccGTTTTCAACCAGACGGAGGGCGGACTGCTCAACAAGACGGAGGAGTTCTTCTGCTGCAACTTTTCCTCCGTGGTGACTGACAACAGCTTCGTGGCCGCCGCTCCGGATGAGAGGAGCCTCTTCATCATGAGGGTGGTCCAGATAGCCGTCATGTGCGTTTTGTCTCTCACGGTggtgtttggcatttttttcctgGGCTGCAACCTTCTCATCAAGTCAGAGGGGATGATTAACTTTTTGGTAACGGACAGGAGACCGTCGAAAGAAACAGAGGCGGTCATTGTTGGAGCCTACTGA